The Vidua macroura isolate BioBank_ID:100142 chromosome 4, ASM2450914v1, whole genome shotgun sequence genome window below encodes:
- the USP53 gene encoding inactive ubiquitin carboxyl-terminal hydrolase 53 isoform X2 — protein sequence MAWVKFLRKPGGNLGKVYQPGSILSLAPTKGLLNEPGQNSCFLNSAVQVLWQLDIFRRSLRGLTGHVCQGDACIFCALKAIFSQFQHSREKALPSDNMRHALAESFKDEQRFQLGFMDDAAECFENILERIHFHLVPNSETDMCTSKSCISHQKFAMTLYEQCVCRSCGASSDPLPFTEFVRYISTTALCNEVEKMMERHERLKPEMFAELLQAANTADDYRKCPSNCGQKIKIRRVLMNCPEIVTIGLVWDSEHSDLTEEVMRNLATQLYLPGLFYRVTDENAKNTELFLVGMICYTSRHYCAFAFHTKSCKWVLFDDANVKEIGTKWKDVVSRCIRCHFQPLLLFYANPDGTAVSSEDAPKQIIHWSQCKAAGGNGEDLAKLGYSEQKDRLKDLSRECAQKAADMKNFTSLRKDADRGPRKESGRQRDLIGEDHSSTKSGSPPVGNGLRHCADQRIYGSQGRGPYRHDNQAPHQAKLSAHVLGSNKTEPSPAGEKPVTRTRTDGVTGYDTDTSQDSRDKGSMRSRSKGWKPMRETLNVDSIFSETEKKQHSPKHKANLSSKSKHEKERGFNPWPKENQMQKGLMTIYEDETKQDTGSRSSLDSEGKGNAEKSKGFTERKIHGDNWQIQRTESGYESSDHISNGSANPDSPIIEGINTADAKNVKESASCSEQILPTKKADSVVHSVPQQNRSFHAPDLRKDQNNSEVIYRPHPHAGFPTELHLKVPSPPVKRAEMPDTNRKFFPSSALQPAVKEIVKSDSRNKANELKPCEWLHAERFEKLNVPVYCVDSVSHPFPDNVCGRKPIHSDFPLPAQPQSHHTRSLSHHTQGPKVVLVPCAPQSLPERPAVPPASPGEHTGHPLRRADPLWVPEAVYQNIPPPLPPKKYALSTLAGSENNSVADVKSTEALRNSPLRQTGAPPKSASEANAVPAEQRLKEPFPGNEVFVHKPDSPPRLSVNEFWTVSDNMLKKGSRHTGPSPGYAYGNDSMSLTTYFSVDSCMTDTYRLKYHQRPKLYFTESGSFHKEKHSPAATGDLNATYSATLEPRHPTPEQRYKANAEGIHCSR from the exons atggCATGGGTGAAATTCCTAAGAAAACCTGGGGGTAACCTTGGAAAAGTTTATCAGCCTGGAAGTATCCTGTCCTTGGCCCCTACAAAAGGCTTACTAAATGAACCTGGACAAAACAGCTGCTTTCTTAATAGTGCTGttcag GTATTATGGCAACTTGATATATTTCGACGAAGTTTAAGAGGTTTAACCGGACATGTGTGTCAAGGAGATGCCTGCATATTTTGTGCTTTAAAG GCCATCTTTTCACAATTCCAGCACAGCCGAGAGAAAGCCCTCCCATCGGACAACATGAGACACGCCCTCGCGGAAAGCTTCAAGGATGAGCAGCGTTTCCAGCTGGGATTCATGGATGATGCAGCAGAATGCTTT gaaAATATCCTTGAGAGGATTCATTTCCACTTGGTGCCAAATAGTGAAACAGATATGTGCACTTCGAAATCCTGTATTTCTCACCAGAAGTTTGCTATGACACTGTATGAGCAG tgtGTGTGTCGCAGTTGTGGAGCATCATCAGATCCATTGCCTTTTACGGAATTTGTGCGTTACATTTCCACCACAGCCCTGTG taatgaagtagaaaaaatgaTGGAGAGGCATGAACGTCTCAAGCCAGAAATGTTCGCAGAattgctgcaggcagcaaataCTGCTGATGACTACAGAAAGTGTCCT AGTAATTGTggtcaaaaaataaaaattcgTCGTGTTCTTATGAATTGTCCTGAGATTGTCACCATCGGTTTAGTCTGGGATTCAGAACACTCTGATCTGACAGAAGAGGTTATGCGGAATCTGGCAACACAACTTTATCTTCCGGGG ctgttttATAGGGTTACAGATGAAAATGCCAAAAACACTGAGCTTTTTCTGGTGGGAATGATTTGCTACACGAGCCGACACTACTGTGCCTTTGCCTTTCATACCAAGAGCTGCAAATGGGTGCTGTTTGATGATGCTAATGTAAAAGAG ATTGGAACAAAATGGAAAGATGTGGTGTCCAGGTGCATTCGGTGTCACTTCCAGCCATTGCTGCTATTTTATGCTAACCCAGATGGCACAGCTGTGTCTTCAGAAGATGCACCAAAGCAGATTATTCACTGGTCTCAATgcaaggcagcaggaggaaatggGGAAGACTTGG CCAAGTTAGGATACAGTGAGCAAAAGGACAGGCTGAAGGATTTATCCAGAGAGTGTGCCCAAAAAGCTGCTGACATGAAAAATTTCACATCTTTACGGAAAGATGCGGACAGAGGACCAAGGAAAGAGTCTGGGAGACAAAGag ACTTGATTGGGGAAGACCATTCCAGTACTAAATCAGGGTCTCCTCCAGTTGGAAATGGACTGAGACACTGCGCAGATCAGCGGATCTACGGCAGCCAGGGAAGGGGGCCCTACAGGCATGACAACCAAGCACCTCACCAGGCAAAGCTTTCTGCACACGTGCTTGGATCAAACAAAACAGAGCCCTCTCCTGCTGGGGAGAAACCAGTGACAAGGACTCGCACCGATGGCGTCACTGGCTATGACACAGACACCAGCCAAGACTCCAGGGACAAAGGAAGTATGAGGAGCAGGAGTAAAGGTTGGAAACCAATGCGAGAGACACTGAATGTAGACAGCATTTTCAGTGAGACtgagaaaaagcagcacagcccaaagCACAAAGCAAACCTGAGCAGTAAATCTAAGCACGAAAAGGAGCGGGGCTTTAACCCCTGGCCAAAGGAGAACCAAATGCAGAAGGGTTTAATGACTATATATGAAGATGAGACAAAACAGGATACAGGAAGTCGAAGTTCACTAGATTCTGAGGGGAAAGGGAATGCTGAAAAAAGCAAGGgatttacagagagaaaaatccatGGTGATAACTGGCAAATTCAGAGGACAGAATCTGGGTATGAAAGCAGTGACCATATCAGCAACGGCTCTGCAAATCCAGACTCCCCTATTATTGAAGGAATCAATACAGCAGATGCGAAGAATGTGAAGGAAAGTGCTTCCTGCAG TGAACAGATCTTGCCAACCAAAAAAGCTGACAGTGTGGTACATTCAGTACCCCAGCAGAACAGAAGCTTCCATG ccCCAGATTTGAGGAAAGACCAGAACAACTCTGAAGTTATCTACAGACCTCATCCTCATGCTGGTTTCCCAACAGAATTACATTTGAAGGTGCCCAGTCCTCCAGTAAAGAG AGCTGAAATGCCTGACACCAACAGGAAATTTTTCCCATCATCAGCTCTCCAGCCAGCTGTCAAAGAGATTGTGAAGTCAGACAGCAGAAACAAGGCAAACGAGCTGAAACCTTGCGAGTGGCTTCACGCAGAGAGGTTTGAGAAGCTGAATGTGCCAGTGTATTGTGTGGACAGCGTGTCCCACCCCTTCCCAGACAATGTCTGTGGCAGGAAGCCCATCCACAGCGactttcccctccctgcccagccgcAGTCCCATCACACAAGAAGTCTGTCCCATCACACTCAGGGTCCCAAGGTGGTGCTGGTGCCCTGTGCGCCTCAGAGCCTGCCAGAAAGGCCGGCGGTGCCGCCCGCCTCTCCTGGCGAGCACACGGGGCACCCGCTCCGGAGGGCGGATCCCCTCTGGGTGCCTGAAGCCGTGTACCAGAACATTCCTCCCCCCTTACCTCCGAAGAAATATGCTCTGAGCACATTGGCAGGATCAGAGAATAACTCGGTAGCAGATGTAAAATCAACGGAAGCGTTGCGAAATAGTCCATTAAGGCAAACAGGTGCACCTCCAAAATCTGCATCAGAAGCAAATGCAGTCCCAGCTGAACAAAGGCTTAAAGAGCCCTTTCCAGGGAACGAAGTGTTTGTTCATAAACCGGATTCTCCACCTCGCTTATCAGTTAATGAGTTCTGGACCGTGTCTGATAACATGTTGAAGAAAGGATCTCGTCACACGGGACCTAGCCCTGGCTACGCGTATGGGAACGACAGCATGTCCCTAACCACTTACTTCTCAGTAGACAGCTGCATGACTGACACCTACAGGCTGAAATACCACCAGAGGCCCAAGCTGTATTTCACAGAGAGCGGAAGCTTCCACAAGGAGAAGCATTCTCCAGCAGCCACTGGAGATCTGAATGCCACATACTCCGCCACTCTGGAGCCCAGGCATCCCACCCCCGAACAGAGGTACAAGGCAAATGCAGAAGGAATACACTGCAGTCGATAG
- the USP53 gene encoding inactive ubiquitin carboxyl-terminal hydrolase 53 isoform X1, whose product MAWVKFLRKPGGNLGKVYQPGSILSLAPTKGLLNEPGQNSCFLNSAVQVLWQLDIFRRSLRGLTGHVCQGDACIFCALKAIFSQFQHSREKALPSDNMRHALAESFKDEQRFQLGFMDDAAECFENILERIHFHLVPNSETDMCTSKSCISHQKFAMTLYEQCVCRSCGASSDPLPFTEFVRYISTTALCNEVEKMMERHERLKPEMFAELLQAANTADDYRKCPSNCGQKIKIRRVLMNCPEIVTIGLVWDSEHSDLTEEVMRNLATQLYLPGLFYRVTDENAKNTELFLVGMICYTSRHYCAFAFHTKSCKWVLFDDANVKEIGTKWKDVVSRCIRCHFQPLLLFYANPDGTAVSSEDAPKQIIHWSQCKAAGGNGEDLGFEKHSAAKSDHVKENGIGDSTNQRSNKKLQPDNPAFSRSHIQASGGRGPAKLGYSEQKDRLKDLSRECAQKAADMKNFTSLRKDADRGPRKESGRQRDLIGEDHSSTKSGSPPVGNGLRHCADQRIYGSQGRGPYRHDNQAPHQAKLSAHVLGSNKTEPSPAGEKPVTRTRTDGVTGYDTDTSQDSRDKGSMRSRSKGWKPMRETLNVDSIFSETEKKQHSPKHKANLSSKSKHEKERGFNPWPKENQMQKGLMTIYEDETKQDTGSRSSLDSEGKGNAEKSKGFTERKIHGDNWQIQRTESGYESSDHISNGSANPDSPIIEGINTADAKNVKESASCSEQILPTKKADSVVHSVPQQNRSFHAPDLRKDQNNSEVIYRPHPHAGFPTELHLKVPSPPVKRAEMPDTNRKFFPSSALQPAVKEIVKSDSRNKANELKPCEWLHAERFEKLNVPVYCVDSVSHPFPDNVCGRKPIHSDFPLPAQPQSHHTRSLSHHTQGPKVVLVPCAPQSLPERPAVPPASPGEHTGHPLRRADPLWVPEAVYQNIPPPLPPKKYALSTLAGSENNSVADVKSTEALRNSPLRQTGAPPKSASEANAVPAEQRLKEPFPGNEVFVHKPDSPPRLSVNEFWTVSDNMLKKGSRHTGPSPGYAYGNDSMSLTTYFSVDSCMTDTYRLKYHQRPKLYFTESGSFHKEKHSPAATGDLNATYSATLEPRHPTPEQRYKANAEGIHCSR is encoded by the exons atggCATGGGTGAAATTCCTAAGAAAACCTGGGGGTAACCTTGGAAAAGTTTATCAGCCTGGAAGTATCCTGTCCTTGGCCCCTACAAAAGGCTTACTAAATGAACCTGGACAAAACAGCTGCTTTCTTAATAGTGCTGttcag GTATTATGGCAACTTGATATATTTCGACGAAGTTTAAGAGGTTTAACCGGACATGTGTGTCAAGGAGATGCCTGCATATTTTGTGCTTTAAAG GCCATCTTTTCACAATTCCAGCACAGCCGAGAGAAAGCCCTCCCATCGGACAACATGAGACACGCCCTCGCGGAAAGCTTCAAGGATGAGCAGCGTTTCCAGCTGGGATTCATGGATGATGCAGCAGAATGCTTT gaaAATATCCTTGAGAGGATTCATTTCCACTTGGTGCCAAATAGTGAAACAGATATGTGCACTTCGAAATCCTGTATTTCTCACCAGAAGTTTGCTATGACACTGTATGAGCAG tgtGTGTGTCGCAGTTGTGGAGCATCATCAGATCCATTGCCTTTTACGGAATTTGTGCGTTACATTTCCACCACAGCCCTGTG taatgaagtagaaaaaatgaTGGAGAGGCATGAACGTCTCAAGCCAGAAATGTTCGCAGAattgctgcaggcagcaaataCTGCTGATGACTACAGAAAGTGTCCT AGTAATTGTggtcaaaaaataaaaattcgTCGTGTTCTTATGAATTGTCCTGAGATTGTCACCATCGGTTTAGTCTGGGATTCAGAACACTCTGATCTGACAGAAGAGGTTATGCGGAATCTGGCAACACAACTTTATCTTCCGGGG ctgttttATAGGGTTACAGATGAAAATGCCAAAAACACTGAGCTTTTTCTGGTGGGAATGATTTGCTACACGAGCCGACACTACTGTGCCTTTGCCTTTCATACCAAGAGCTGCAAATGGGTGCTGTTTGATGATGCTAATGTAAAAGAG ATTGGAACAAAATGGAAAGATGTGGTGTCCAGGTGCATTCGGTGTCACTTCCAGCCATTGCTGCTATTTTATGCTAACCCAGATGGCACAGCTGTGTCTTCAGAAGATGCACCAAAGCAGATTATTCACTGGTCTCAATgcaaggcagcaggaggaaatggGGAAGACTTGG GATTTGAAAAGCATTCTGCTGCTAAATCAGACCATGTGAAAGAGAACGGAATTGGAGATTCCACTAATCAAAGGAGTAATAAAAAACTTCAGCCAGATAATCCAGCGTTCAGTAGAAGCCATATTCAAGCAAGTGGTGGTAGAGGTCCAG CCAAGTTAGGATACAGTGAGCAAAAGGACAGGCTGAAGGATTTATCCAGAGAGTGTGCCCAAAAAGCTGCTGACATGAAAAATTTCACATCTTTACGGAAAGATGCGGACAGAGGACCAAGGAAAGAGTCTGGGAGACAAAGag ACTTGATTGGGGAAGACCATTCCAGTACTAAATCAGGGTCTCCTCCAGTTGGAAATGGACTGAGACACTGCGCAGATCAGCGGATCTACGGCAGCCAGGGAAGGGGGCCCTACAGGCATGACAACCAAGCACCTCACCAGGCAAAGCTTTCTGCACACGTGCTTGGATCAAACAAAACAGAGCCCTCTCCTGCTGGGGAGAAACCAGTGACAAGGACTCGCACCGATGGCGTCACTGGCTATGACACAGACACCAGCCAAGACTCCAGGGACAAAGGAAGTATGAGGAGCAGGAGTAAAGGTTGGAAACCAATGCGAGAGACACTGAATGTAGACAGCATTTTCAGTGAGACtgagaaaaagcagcacagcccaaagCACAAAGCAAACCTGAGCAGTAAATCTAAGCACGAAAAGGAGCGGGGCTTTAACCCCTGGCCAAAGGAGAACCAAATGCAGAAGGGTTTAATGACTATATATGAAGATGAGACAAAACAGGATACAGGAAGTCGAAGTTCACTAGATTCTGAGGGGAAAGGGAATGCTGAAAAAAGCAAGGgatttacagagagaaaaatccatGGTGATAACTGGCAAATTCAGAGGACAGAATCTGGGTATGAAAGCAGTGACCATATCAGCAACGGCTCTGCAAATCCAGACTCCCCTATTATTGAAGGAATCAATACAGCAGATGCGAAGAATGTGAAGGAAAGTGCTTCCTGCAG TGAACAGATCTTGCCAACCAAAAAAGCTGACAGTGTGGTACATTCAGTACCCCAGCAGAACAGAAGCTTCCATG ccCCAGATTTGAGGAAAGACCAGAACAACTCTGAAGTTATCTACAGACCTCATCCTCATGCTGGTTTCCCAACAGAATTACATTTGAAGGTGCCCAGTCCTCCAGTAAAGAG AGCTGAAATGCCTGACACCAACAGGAAATTTTTCCCATCATCAGCTCTCCAGCCAGCTGTCAAAGAGATTGTGAAGTCAGACAGCAGAAACAAGGCAAACGAGCTGAAACCTTGCGAGTGGCTTCACGCAGAGAGGTTTGAGAAGCTGAATGTGCCAGTGTATTGTGTGGACAGCGTGTCCCACCCCTTCCCAGACAATGTCTGTGGCAGGAAGCCCATCCACAGCGactttcccctccctgcccagccgcAGTCCCATCACACAAGAAGTCTGTCCCATCACACTCAGGGTCCCAAGGTGGTGCTGGTGCCCTGTGCGCCTCAGAGCCTGCCAGAAAGGCCGGCGGTGCCGCCCGCCTCTCCTGGCGAGCACACGGGGCACCCGCTCCGGAGGGCGGATCCCCTCTGGGTGCCTGAAGCCGTGTACCAGAACATTCCTCCCCCCTTACCTCCGAAGAAATATGCTCTGAGCACATTGGCAGGATCAGAGAATAACTCGGTAGCAGATGTAAAATCAACGGAAGCGTTGCGAAATAGTCCATTAAGGCAAACAGGTGCACCTCCAAAATCTGCATCAGAAGCAAATGCAGTCCCAGCTGAACAAAGGCTTAAAGAGCCCTTTCCAGGGAACGAAGTGTTTGTTCATAAACCGGATTCTCCACCTCGCTTATCAGTTAATGAGTTCTGGACCGTGTCTGATAACATGTTGAAGAAAGGATCTCGTCACACGGGACCTAGCCCTGGCTACGCGTATGGGAACGACAGCATGTCCCTAACCACTTACTTCTCAGTAGACAGCTGCATGACTGACACCTACAGGCTGAAATACCACCAGAGGCCCAAGCTGTATTTCACAGAGAGCGGAAGCTTCCACAAGGAGAAGCATTCTCCAGCAGCCACTGGAGATCTGAATGCCACATACTCCGCCACTCTGGAGCCCAGGCATCCCACCCCCGAACAGAGGTACAAGGCAAATGCAGAAGGAATACACTGCAGTCGATAG